The Cryptomeria japonica chromosome 6, Sugi_1.0, whole genome shotgun sequence genomic interval CATATTATTACCATTACTATTACATTCATGtctaaataaaatcatttattttttcaattctaaataaaataattaaaatgaatttaGATTAGATATTATCAATATAAATTgtgattaaatgattaaaaatgattttataatttttttaatatattatttataaataaattgatTCAAGAATATTAAAGGGAGACCAATGAATATAAATATAAGATCAATTCTTAAATttctctataattttaatttatacatacatacaaattaaaAATATCTTCTTTAGTATTATTATATaacaatcttaaaaaaaatatCTTTAACTTTTTATAATATATGAATAaaaatatcaaaagagatatttaaattattaaaaatatcaaaatcatttttcttaaaatatataaaaattaaaaatacatttttTAACTTTACTATCTCACAATCTTTTCAAAAAAATATCTTTAGCCTTCTACAAAATATCAATGAAAATATGAAAaagatatttaaatgataaaaaaatatcaaaattaattttcttattattttaagaaattattttgATAGATATTCCTTTCTCATTTACCTTATATAAAACTTAAAATTTTATATGCACTTTTAtcttaataattaatatttttacaaaATTCATTTCCCTTCGGCTTCTTTTGGATTCCTTTTCCACTGGTATAAGGCAAACTTTACCgtttgttatattattttatgcGTCCACACCTCTTGAACATACGAATTCACAAGCATGCTGATCTATTGTTTTATGCAACCACACCTCCTGACATACGAATTCACAAGCATGCTGATCTATTGTTCTATGCAACCACACCTCCTGAAAATACGAACTGCAGATTTTATATTATTTGATCATATGTTTGCAGGAAATTTCACCCTATTTGTTTCGGTAAAATGGCTGAATGCGTGGATCTTTGGAGTGAAACATAATTATGCTCGTAACCACACTCTGTAGTGAATTCTCCACTGGACTAATCTTGTACATTTGTTTTGGTTAATGGTTTTTGGATTTATCATCTGCATCAAAGAAGAAGCAATCATCAGCGATTTTAAAATATATGTAAACACGAACTCACGCAAACCTGAAAAGAATTCGAAGGAAGCCGCAACTAAAACTCGGCAGAACTCCATCAAATTGATGAGGAATTGAGACGTGTTAGCATTGGAAGCTTCCAAATCATAAATGATCCTTTTTTCCTGCATTTGATTCATATGAGGATCGGGTCATGCTAATTATATATCGCATTATGCGTCTCATTCATTGCAGATTTTGAAACAATGAAAGAGGAATTCAAAGAATTTGTAGGAAATATAGAGGAAATTATCAGCTAAGATTTATATGCCTTTGGAAACGTTAGGATTTACAGGAACGGCTCCTAGAATGAAAACGTGTTGTAAATGACCAATTCCTCTCTCTACCGAAAAGAAGAAGATTTTTATGTCGAAACGGTAACGTCGATCAGGGCTTAAAGTTTGCACCCGTTGATTAGGCATCTGAGTCTGACATTGATAAATCCTTATTAGATTAGTATTATGTTATAAGGTTAGAAAAGATATTCGAAATTCTTATTTGGCGCTAGGGTTTGTAGCATGTAAATGAAACTGTTTTAAGTGTTTTTTCTGtgttaaaataaaatgattttgagGCAACTTAAGCTACGAAGAGTCTTTCTGAGTGCAAGAAATCAAGCACGCTCTGAGATTGTCAAATCCTTATTAGATTAGTCTTATGTTATAAGGTAAGAAAAGATATTCGAAATTTTTATTTGGCGCTAGGGTTTGTAGCAGGTAAATGAAACTGTTTAGTGTTCTTTCTGTGAAAATAAAATGATTTTGAGGCGACTTAATCTACGAAGAATCTTTCCAGTGCAAGAAATCAAGCATGCTCTGAGTAATTTAGCCGAATTAGATATTTTTTTGGAGTAATTTAGGTATGATAGCGGGGACTAACAAAAACCTGAGTAAAATGCTCTAATACTGGACAAGGAAGTGTGCTAAGCCTCCTCCCTGGCAAGGATTTTTCGATATACAGTTAAAAGCTGCTGCTTTCCTATATGATGACTCCTTTGCTGCCTTCCGCGCAAATTGAATCCGAGGCGTTGATGGGCCGCTCAACGCAACCGCTCGGCATGGATTGGCAGGTTTTggaaacaaaaagacccgcaatttGGTCGGAAGCATCTCATATTCCTCTAACATATTATGCAGTTCTTCATCGGATTTAATGGAGACAAGAGCATCGAGATCTTCGCCAGGCAACTGGCACTTGAGCAACACATCGGAACCCAGCGTCTCTGCCATCTTCGCAATAAGATCTGtaccaacaacaacaaaaatcattCATAAACCAAACGATTTTATGCACAATTCATTTCTATTCTGTCTTTGCTTTCTCCTATTTAACCAAAAAAATTTGATCCAAACCTGCAAAACTGATGTTTCTGTTGGCAGCCATGACCCTCGTTTCGCCGCCAACGTAGTGGAGCTTCCCGTCGGCGGATCGAGGGAGAATCTTCCCTCCATAGCTGTACAGATACTTCACGCGATTCGACCCTGAGCAATTGTCGGACTTGATTGAAGATTCATCGTCTAACACCCATGGCGTATTCGCCTCATTCATTCTCATCAGAGAGCAATTACAGTTTATCGAGAGATTGattgaaaagagaaagaagagaaggttgTAAGTCAATGCAAGGAGCTTCCTTGGTCTATATAAATAAAATCCAAGCACGATAGAAGACTGAAGGCAGTTACAGAGGAAGAAAGCTCCCAATAACAAATCAAGTATAACTAAAGCAAATGGTCACTAAACACGTATGATATGTTTAGTTTGCCACGTACTATACTCCCTGCAGAGGAAGAGACGAGTAGAAGAATATTCGTTAACATTTTTGGAGGGACAAACTAATGGCGGCAGGGACCGCGAAGTTCCAGAAGTTGTACATACAAAATAACAATTGCGGGCCCCACTTTTTTCCGGGCCAATCAGGCTCTGCATAGCAAAAGGGCAATATGATTACATGAATTTCCCAGCAAGGACACAAGTTCCACTCCCTCTCCCGTACCTTTATCTAAGGGTTTTCAAATGTAATATATATTTCCAGTGGTAGTGTGCAACGAAATGGCTAAGCAGTCGACAAAAATATATTGTCGTTAGTGTTTTGTTAATAAGGAAAAGTATAGTTTTGTCGGTTGCATAGACGTTGCCAGTGTGCAAGTGAAAACAAGCTCACAACAAGGAAGTCTATTTGTGGTAATTGAAAATTTATTGACAGCATCTTCTCAAGTCTCCAAATCTATAACTTCAAATTTAATTTTAGAATATGAAATAGCTTAAAGATGTAAActttagaagaaataaaagatttacaAAAGTGTGTGAAATAGATGAAAGAGTTAAACTTTAGAAGAAGAAAAGATCTACAAAAGAATATGAAATAGATAAAAGATGAGAAGGACATAAATTTATAATGAAAGAAATAGGGCGAGTTTGTCTTTTCTCATAGAAAGATTCTGATAGTGTGCAATCACCAAAATCTTTCTACAAGAAAAGTTACACACTCTTTATATAGCTTCGACCAATTTCAACCCAACAACTTTTGTTAGTGTTGAGGAGTTGGCGACTTTGAACCGCGACTCCTCCAGACAAGCATCCTTGGAAATTGTTTTGGAAGGAATTTCACAAGGCATTTCTACTAAAATATTTAGTCTAGGGCAAACATTTGTTGTCTGTATCGTATAGATACTAGATTTTTGGGGTTCTCTAATTATTTAACTATCATATATTTCTTTGTTGTTGCTTTTATTGTTGGGTTTTCTATATAACACATATTTTATGTGTTTATGTCAATTTATATCAATAGGATAAGTTCCTATATTTTTTTATGCAAAACTATGTTAAA includes:
- the LOC131041264 gene encoding protein PAL OF QUIRKY, which encodes MRMNEANTPWVLDDESSIKSDNCSGSNRVKYLYSYGGKILPRSADGKLHYVGGETRVMAANRNISFADLIAKMAETLGSDVLLKCQLPGEDLDALVSIKSDEELHNMLEEYEMLPTKLRVFLFPKPANPCRAVALSGPSTPRIQFARKAAKESSYRKAAAFNCISKNPCQGGGLAHFLVQY